The nucleotide sequence CGAGGTCTTTCATGACTTCGATACAGCCCTCCCGGAACTCAATGATGTGGACATTGAGGCACAGTTTTCGATAAATCAATCCCGGGCGGATGAAATTACCATGCGTGAGGACTACGGCACACTCCCCATGTCCATTCATGATGACGGCTTTGGAGACATGGGCTTCGATGCTGACACTCCGGACCTGGCACGGGATGGCATAGATCCCAATATCGATGAAAATCTCTTTGGGGAGGATCTAGGTGCCAGCAGTATTGATCATACCAAGGAACCCGTCCCGGGAACGTCACGCTCGATGATGCAGGACATGCCTCAGGGCGCCATGGATGATGGATTTGGAGAGGAATTTGGACAACCAGCAGCTGGACTGTTTGAAGGAGACATCTTCACGGATGCTCCGATGGCTCCAGCGAGCATACCGCCAGTAGCACAGCAATCGGATTCGGATTCAGACGATGACATGGACCATTTTGACGGAGGAGCTCCGTCGCCCAGTTCGACGGACTTCCAGCCCCCAAGTGTGATGCCAGGAGTGGCTCCGGGTGAGTAGATTCAATCCTTTCCAAAATTGTAATATTCTAATATGAATTCTAAGACGTCCCATTCTTGGGAAACTGAGAAAAGATTTTTTCTCTgagttgaaaataatttttccactgacgcttccggaagggacattcgTGTCCTGCCTTCATATTATCTTCACGTCAGTTTAACCAGTTCGTAATATTCTAAGAAGATAAAATTTCTCAGTGCCACTTATTGTTATTGCGTAAAATGCGAAATCTTTAGATCGGGAtaaaactttgtgaaagtatttCTTGGAACTCTGGGATTCAGAGCTAAGTGAAAACTGAATCTAGTTCATTTAGctcgaataaataaataaaccttAAAAGTAACTACCTTTTACAAGAGATTTTAAAGGACAGTATCCTCGACCTTGAAAGGAAATCAAGgaatgtttcaaggtcattAGCATGTAAATCGCCCTTGACAAGTTTCAATGTTCCAAAACTTACAAAACATATccccctagacacacttactacttaagccgagacacagcttaacgtaattattattaataatgatttgactaaattcccatcagtttctcaaTAACTAAACCGTTCCCGGGCATAAGCCGAGAGACGTAATAGTCAGAAAGTgatagaaatgtaatctgatcattgtTTTGATTAAGGTTAAGTGCgctcgctcgaccggttcctcgtctcgaccgctattttatttattcaatttatatatatttgcTATATTATTTTGCGTacgatctaacattaataggtcaattattctatgaataatacgaaccagtgacaaattgatagaaattgacgaaattgaccatcaaatattcaaaaattgacccatcggtcgagtcgaggaagtctaagtcgtaagtatgtctaggtcATAAGATAATATTGTGCCGAATTTGCTTCTTAAGTGGCTAGGCTAGGACGTAGAGAAATATTCCAGACAGATCCTTTTCTCTCTTTCAAAAATGCGTCCTTGGATCCTTCATAGCCCCAAATACCTGTTTGGGGCGGAAATTCCAGTATATCTGCTTGAATGCGACTTTTACGCTTAAGctctatacttcgggagggaaACGCGTATGCATTAGCATGACAAAGGAGCCAAGATTTCTGTTATAGACAGGAGGAGCTTCAAAATGTCCCTTTATGACACAGGCGACCCAGGCGTTATTTTCGGGGAAGCTCCTGGGGTCCAAAAACTTGAATCCCTCGTTTTTCTACGGATAGAGTCTGTACGATCCCACGGTTCAAGTCTGACGGAACTGGCACATCCTCACAGCAGACGGAATCCGTCTGCTGTGAGAGCATTTGTCCAGACGAATCGCCTTGAGACTTATTGAGCTTATCTAAAGGGATAAAATCTGAAGTTCGCCCCGGCCTTTACATATTGGTTCCTCTAAGGACTTTGGGGATGCTCCAATGCATTCCGCTAGAAAAGGAGCATACTCTACATGGCAAAGGAACCATAGGAGTTTAGGAAATTTCTGTTGTTGTCGAGATTTTCAGGAGACATTGTCAGTCAGTCAGTAAGATGGCCTAGAAGAGTTCGAATCGGGGTACAGATCTCGGTCGCTCTTGGGCAATTGACCGCGATAAGCCTTGATCTTCCTAAAGAATGTTTCAAGGCAGAAGCCTAGCTACAGTCTTCAAGTTATCTTTTGGACTTTCCATCAACCATTCTGAAGGTACATCATCTCCTAACTATGTGTAACGGAGTTCAATGAAATGTTTAGTAATATGTGTTTCAGTccggaggtttagcccagttcccgaaggtctcaaaatcctaaataacgagcaattttattgccttTTGGGAACctaatcacagcgaacagactacgcttttctacatggtcattacttttttacgccttcatttcttttttacacctggaaaagatattcaaaaaattgcggcaccaaactaatttttgcaccaatttgatgtcttcttcttcttctgttttatgtaaggctgtcggactcactcgggtccatatagccacaATTTGATGTCGTTGTTCTGtttgttttttcctcacaaagaccgtcacattttgacacttcgaTATTCGAACAAtatgtacctcagccaccttgcggaattatcaagaagtaagaaagacTCTTTCTTGGATctctaccgattcgaaggtatataaGAGAGAACTTATCTAAAAATCCGTTATAAGTTCGAAAGTTTCAAGtgaaattcaaacgttctgccatcctgaaattccacaaaaaataattttttgtagcaaaaagacactgttgttgacattgttgacgattgaagtgtcaagagaatacagtagagtttctcaaatttgaacatttggggggtatagatgacatttctcactcctcaaatttgaacgatatttttaaaaacgtaacggaattcatgtgaaatgcactttccgcaaattaagataaacaactttagagaatatatcaatgttatttattgtgaaataaatggaatttgttgcggaagttaatataaaacgataatattgaggaaataaatGGCActtcacgcaaaactttcttcacataacctcaaattttacattttgaactcaactgtcgttcaaatttgaggagttcaaatttgaggaactctactgtatcgaaattcgaaatgactaaacaatcagcgctaaagcggcgaatacgtgaacttacactttaggctttcggtagattttcgaactGTTTCGGActgaatttcaaattgaatgGACGCAATAGCACTTGCGAAGTACATTTTTAGGCCACTTAGGATTGGCTTATTTTACCGTTCCTAATTGTCCCAGATttagaatctcagctaccataggCTGAACTAGGTTTTGTATTGCCTTTCTCAGGCGAGTTGGCTGGCAGCAGTCCGGCACATCGCTCCACATCGGTTCTCCAGGCGATGTCTCCGAGTGCTCTGGGGCACCTCGAGGGTGAACACCAGCTGGCCCTGGGTCCGGATGGAATGCCCACTGGTCAGGAGAGCGAGCACCTGGATGAGCAGGGAGGTAACCTGACGAATGAGGAAGAGAGCTTTGCACTGGCTCCCATCGATGCCACGGCCCTCAAAGGCGTCACCAAGGCCAAACGGAAGCGCAAGCTGATCGTGGACGAGGTGAAGAATATCTCGGGGGAGGAAATGAAGAATCAACTGGCCAATACGAGTGACATAGTCACGACGCTGGATCTGGCACCGCCCACGAAACGTTTGATGTTCTGGAAGGAGACGGGTGGAGTGGAGAAGCTCTTTGCTCTGCCGTCGAGGGATATCCCTGCGAGGAGTTTGTTCAGCAATTATCAGCGCAATTTGGTGTCTCGAGGGATTGATCTGGAGGATTTCTCGATGCTGGGTCCAGCTGAATTGTTGGCCCTGGAGCAGCAACGGCCGGAGGAGCCGGAAGTGCCGGTGAAACGTGGCAGAAAGAGGAAGCAGGTGCCGGAAGTGGAACAACCACCGCCGCCGCCACAAATACAACCACCGCAGACACCACAAACACCAAGCATCCCAGAGCCGGAAGTTGCCAGAGAGCAACTGTCGTACGAGCAGTCGGTCGGATCGGTGAATGTTGGTCGTCCTAGTGAGTGTGATCCATCACTGATGCCACCGCCGCCCACGCCCAGTATGCATCATATCTCCAGTCCGCACAGCGGAGTCATGGGACCTCTGACTCCGGGACTGCCCATGACACCTGGAGGACTCCTCATGACACCCGGAATCTCAATGACGCCGGCGGGGATGCATGGTGATCTGGGGGGACTGGATCATGGGGGCATTACACCACATCACGCCATCGAGAACATGGAGTCTATTCCCAATTTGCCAGCTGACCAGGTGTCCTCCATCCTCAATGGGACGGCGATGGAGAACATGGGATTCACCAACATGGGCTACGAAGGACACACGACACCGCGAGCAGGGATGTCAGAGAGGATAGCCAATGACTGGAATGAGGACTACGACTTTCCGCAATCTGTTGGCCAAgtaagttcattttttattttttattctaggTTTTTAGATTTTTGCAGTGAATTCGATTATATACGAATATTTTAGACAAGTCCGAAAAATAGGTTTGTGTCTACGCTTGAAACCTTGTACTTGTTCTGATCACAGTTCTTtatcttttctttaaaaaaaaaaaagtgttcttgaaaaaattgcatagagaaaatatttaaaaaacacttttaaaaaaaattatagaaaaagaagaaaaactaaGAGACAAAttaactttttctaaattttttttgcaaaaaaagtaTAACTTTGAATTTTAAGACGATACCGTGCTATCACCattcacattaattttataaaacaaaaatggCTAGGGTGGATTAATGACTTATCGCTatatttaggaaaaagaggaattaattttattataacttttacaCTCTTATTACAAGATCACTTAAATTTGACATAAAACTACTCAGGTGTATTGActctagattcgtgaaaacaatagtcctagaatttaacgctggactacttaaaaaactaatttttattaacaatgcaaaaataaccacttcgtcgccacttttcaccactttttgccagttttgtaaccacttctcgccacccacttgaaaaggtccaaactcgattattttaggcaatgttataaaaagaatacattcagcgtttcttttcctcatgatcaccttattattactcactttaaacgtTTTCCTctacttttatttgagaaatcaaattataggtctatttgagaaagtaaacaatggaaatttgacaactgagaatttacgaagtgaagttagcgtcgcctattaagACGATACCGTGCTATAACTATGAGCttcacattaattttataaaacaaaaatggCTAATTAAAAGCGTTCTAGAATTACTTGAAATTTATCGCAGCCAGGATACATTTACGAGAAATTGTCTGTATTCAAATGCTGCGCaggatattttttattgtgaaattccTGTAAAATGTATGATAATACTGTGCTATTCAACatgatttttaaagttttaaattttaaattgaattgtataataaaaattcaagaacAATGTGAAATGTGCTATTTAGCAAAGACACATTTCGGAAAATTTACTCAATTAAAATTGTGCATGGGATTTTCGAAAGGGAATTTGCCTCTTATCCCTTTAACGatgagacagttttcgcggacagaaaatcagcaataaaaatgaaacggataaacaaaatcggtaaaaagtcttacatcaaaccttagaaaatccaacagagattcggtgtatttttttctcctaggagcgatagagacaaaaatagcctaaaattttaagtaatttttctgacaataccaatgaataataattttcactctaatgagaaataatatgtttgagtattgtagtttctttttccaaaacggttttgcataaaaaaaaattggaagtataaaaaataattaaaattaattttcattatgagaattaaaaaaatcgcaatttttgagtttaaaaattAACTATATTGCAAATAACTGGAGACTTgcagatttcttcaaccttctactttgcaaaaacgtacaaacataaagaaaaaataattttaggtagtcaggaaacattattttctttatgggacaccggtgttccaatcgtccttaaagggttatacaaggggtcccgggattatccGAATATTCGGGACAGAGAAAAATCGCGCGAAATTGCTCTACGtatacagaaaatttgcatacccttagaagatttcttttgaatgagtTACAGAAATgccgtgaaattatgcaaaatattgttaGCGCGAATTTATTGGGCTATTTTGCGCGCCAATGGTTTATGATAAACGCATTATAAATTTACCGCCTATAAaaaatgcatacatttaggggaatttcaaaattgatttcacAAATTAGCTCCTAATGGCAGACAAAAATGCAAGCAAAAATGCCTAAGTGTATTTGCATAATCCCATCATATGCATAATTACGATCTGCATAATCCCTGGACCCCTGTAAACTACTTATGCTGAAGGATCCTTATAAAATGACCAGAAATAAAcccaaataagcttatggtagctgaaattctttacaggcAACCTTGGAGTGTCTGCAACTCGAAATACTTGGAATTCGattttaaataactttaaataaCAATtgcattgtgcatcgggcttaaattttagtatgttatagacGAAAATTATACctataaaaaaaagagggttgcaaagcgtcccagactttgcgaaatgctcgaactcgtgacttagatgctatacctcaaaagtactttcgcgtcttttaccgtttaccggtactcaacctatttgaatcgattcataaatcactcaatagattccacaaaatactttaaagagtaataaaaattgtattcgaacaaaaattacttattggcaaataaccggtttattaccggttcaaaaccgattggaaccggttcagttttataggaaattccaagccctttccaacgaccccaaatatgaccccattcgcttgataaatgtgctctctagagtctttttaacttttgaacttgaaaaaccgttattaggaatgattcaacggtattttcgtctaaggacgaaatgttcgtctcTGGGTCATCTCTAAAACatgtccaaaaatgaaaaaaatcgcactacgcgttttcgagcaatacaaaaaatatggttttgaaggggaaggagaggggtgggggaaaaatgaggggcatattaATGATCCTTGGggcgacttatggggggtcctccgaaggttccaagtctatctctaaccgtttggcctctagagttgATGACAACGaccattattttttaaatattctttttgttctgtccgtaaacttgttacccacctagaggcgaaacggtaaaagatacgAACTTCGGATTTTCAGAGGTCCCCCTATAGGTCGACCCAAGGGACATTAGATTTTAATTTTCCACCAAGCCTCCCTTCATCcgctccaaaaccatgttttttttttatttttcttgagaaCGGCtccaacaatttttcttttatctttggATATGTTtagggaaattttccgtgttttggaaagttatcagtatcgtctgtcggggcaaaaggaaattttctgtgttatgggaatgtttttagtttcatcctttggggcaaagggaaattttctgtgttttgggaatggTTTTACTTTCgtcctttagggcaaagggaaattttctgtgttttcggAAATTTGTAGTTTTGTCCTTTGTTAGGACACTTTGGAGAACGCTCGACACTTGAATGCTGTAGACTTGAATTGGACTTTAATTTTGGATaccttgtaattttggacagctaatccctCGCAAAAGCATGTCCGTCCATTGAcgtttatttcaaaaactcaAATTATCAAGTCCGCTTTATGTTTATGAGCAGAAACCGTAGAATGTCCCAAGATTTATCCAAATAATGCGCGGATTCGCACATTCCTTTGCCTTTCCGGGATTCTTTTAAAGCTTTTTGCATCGCATTTTGTTCGTAAAAGGCAGCCTGAATAGCATTATACATCTTCAAATGCGCAAATCcttatattttggaaaaataaagaccaagttctaaatttttcatttccaaCTGACCtttcaattgcttttttttGTGTAGCTGGGCGAAGAACAATTGGAGAATGAAACGGACGAACAGTTTGAGGAGCGAGTTCTCAATAAACGAGCAGCACAAATGTTTGTGGCTGTAAAGAGAAAACTCCTGAAATCTGAAAGTATACAACTCTCCGAAATGACTTACCGCAATTCAAAGAAACAGGTaagttgtttctttttttctgggCGAATTTGTGCTTTTAGGACATTTGTTGCTAAAGGAAAGATGACTTTTTTCTTTTCAGGCTGCTCAGAAGTTCTACTCTCTGTTGGTTTTGAAGAAGTTTCAGGCTCTCGAAAtcacacagagtgaaccttttGGTGACATTGCTGTGACTAAAGGTGTAATGTTTGATAATCCCAAACTGTAGTGAGTCTACTCGTGAAACAGTAAGTCCAATGTATTTGAgaatttaagatttattttgtGTTTGGCTTTGTATTTTTGTCGTcagaagaaaatttcaattttcaatttaaattggtttttgtttaaattctttttatcttgaaaatatcaacaaaaaaaaattgtcatgaaTTTGTTCTAAGAATTTTATAAGACAAATTGCAATTATGAAAGTCAATGGCAATTAATTCAGTTCAATGGAGTATCAACAACTTTGTTTTggatattttctttttgtcacttttacagtaaaattaattctccttttttttattttacccaCCTTGAACGTGAGACATTGAAGTAGGTTGATGGGAAAAATAacagatttagaaaaaaatatggttattttaaatacattttattatacGGTTATTTGTCCG is from Phlebotomus papatasi isolate M1 chromosome 1, Ppap_2.1, whole genome shotgun sequence and encodes:
- the LOC129810033 gene encoding double-strand-break repair protein rad21 homolog isoform X1, with the protein product MFYAHIVLAKKGPLARIWLAAHWDKKLTKAHVFETNIEQSVDGIMQPKVKLALRTSGHLLLGVVRIYSRKAKYLLADCNEAFAKIKVAFRPGIVDLPEEHREAAVNAITLPEVFHDFDTALPELNDVDIEAQFSINQSRADEITMREDYGTLPMSIHDDGFGDMGFDADTPDLARDGIDPNIDENLFGEDLGASSIDHTKEPVPGTSRSMMQDMPQGAMDDGFGEEFGQPAAGLFEGDIFTDAPMAPASIPPVAQQSDSDSDDDMDHFDGGAPSPSSTDFQPPSVMPGVAPGELAGSSPAHRSTSVLQAMSPSALGHLEGEHQLALGPDGMPTGQESEHLDEQGGNLTNEEESFALAPIDATALKGVTKAKRKRKLIVDEVKNISGEEMKNQLANTSDIVTTLDLAPPTKRLMFWKETGGVEKLFALPSRDIPARSLFSNYQRNLVSRGIDLEDFSMLGPAELLALEQQRPEEPEVPVKRGRKRKQVPEVEQPPPPPQIQPPQTPQTPSIPEPEVAREQLSYEQSVGSVNVGRPSECDPSLMPPPPTPSMHHISSPHSGVMGPLTPGLPMTPGGLLMTPGISMTPAGMHGDLGGLDHGGITPHHAIENMESIPNLPADQVSSILNGTAMENMGFTNMGYEGHTTPRAGMSERIANDWNEDYDFPQSVGQLGEEQLENETDEQFEERVLNKRAAQMFVAVKRKLLKSESIQLSEMTYRNSKKQVSCFFFSGRICAFRTFVAKGKMTFFFSGCSEVLLSVGFEEVSGSRNHTE
- the LOC129810033 gene encoding double-strand-break repair protein rad21-like protein 1 isoform X2, whose amino-acid sequence is MFYAHIVLAKKGPLARIWLAAHWDKKLTKAHVFETNIEQSVDGIMQPKVKLALRTSGHLLLGVVRIYSRKAKYLLADCNEAFAKIKVAFRPGIVDLPEEHREAAVNAITLPEVFHDFDTALPELNDVDIEAQFSINQSRADEITMREDYGTLPMSIHDDGFGDMGFDADTPDLARDGIDPNIDENLFGEDLGASSIDHTKEPVPGTSRSMMQDMPQGAMDDGFGEEFGQPAAGLFEGDIFTDAPMAPASIPPVAQQSDSDSDDDMDHFDGGAPSPSSTDFQPPSVMPGVAPGELAGSSPAHRSTSVLQAMSPSALGHLEGEHQLALGPDGMPTGQESEHLDEQGGNLTNEEESFALAPIDATALKGVTKAKRKRKLIVDEVKNISGEEMKNQLANTSDIVTTLDLAPPTKRLMFWKETGGVEKLFALPSRDIPARSLFSNYQRNLVSRGIDLEDFSMLGPAELLALEQQRPEEPEVPVKRGRKRKQVPEVEQPPPPPQIQPPQTPQTPSIPEPEVAREQLSYEQSVGSVNVGRPSECDPSLMPPPPTPSMHHISSPHSGVMGPLTPGLPMTPGGLLMTPGISMTPAGMHGDLGGLDHGGITPHHAIENMESIPNLPADQVSSILNGTAMENMGFTNMGYEGHTTPRAGMSERIANDWNEDYDFPQSVGQLGEEQLENETDEQFEERVLNKRAAQMFVAVKRKLLKSESIQLSEMTYRNSKKQAAQKFYSLLVLKKFQALEITQSEPFGDIAVTKGVMFDNPKL